From the genome of Lotus japonicus ecotype B-129 chromosome 6, LjGifu_v1.2, one region includes:
- the LOC130726912 gene encoding L-type lectin-domain containing receptor kinase VIII.1-like, whose translation MPSSLPMISIIVFFFFAGAATQFDFATITLSTLKLLGDAHLTSNNTISLTGDPAVPNSAAGRALYSTPVRFRQPGSLLPASFTTFFSFSVTNLNPSSVGGGLAFLISPDAAAVGDPGGFLGLGGSSSSFLAVEFDTLMDVDLHDINGNHVGLDLNTVVSTQVGDLGTIGIDLKSGDSVNAWIEYDARSKGFRVWVSYSNVKPRDPILKVDLDVGQYVNEFMFVGFSGSTQGSTEVHNVEWWSFTSTFDSTAAPSLPPSAPQKERKSSSCHSGLCKQGMGAVAGVVTASAFALALFAGALIWVYSKKVKRRESLESEIIKTPKEFAYKDLKLATRGFSANRIIGHGAFGTVYKGVLPESGDIVAVKRCNHGGQGKNEFLSELSIIGSLRHRNLVRLQGWCHERGEILLVYDLMPNGSLDKALYEARTPLPWPHRLKILLGVSTVLAYLHHECENQVIHRDIKTSNIMLDEGFNARLGDFGLARQTEHDKSPDATVAAGTMGYLAPEYVLTGRATEKTDVFSFGAVVLEVASGRRPIEKNATEKTNLVEWVRSLHQEGKLLMASDPRLQCNFDEGGMRRVLLVGLACSHPDSIVRPSMRSVVQMLLGEAEVTIVPRTKPSTSYSTSELLMNLQDSESDSNAIITISTSPSEDSFNHRDI comes from the coding sequence ATGCCATCATCACTTCCCATGATCTCCATcatcgtcttcttcttcttcgccgGCGCCGCCACACAATTCGACTTCGCGACCATAACATTGAGCACACTCAAGCTTCTCGGCGATGCTCACCTCACCAGTAACAACACCATCAGCCTCACTGGCGACCCTGCTGTCCCCAATTCCGCCGCCGGCAGGGCACTCTACTCCACCCCGGTCAGATTCCGGCAGCCGGGGAGCCTCCTCCCGGCGAGCTTCAccaccttcttctccttctccgtCACCAACCTCAACCCCTCATCCGTCGGCGGCGGCCTCGCCTTCCTCATCTCGCCAGACGCCGCCGCCGTTGGCGACCCCGGCGGGTTCCTCGGCCTCGGCGGCTCATCTTCCTCCTTCCTCGCCGTGGAATTCGACACCCTCATGGATGTTGACCTTCATGACATTAACGGGAACCATGTCGGGTTGGACCTCAACACCGTCGTTTCCACCCAGGTTGGTGATTTGGGGACCATCGGAATCGATCTCAAGAGCGGTGACTCGGTGAACGCGTGGATTGAGTACGATGCGAGGAGCAAAGGGTTTCGCGTTTGGGTCTCGTACTCCAATGTGAAGCCCAGGGATCCGATTCTGAAGGTGGATCTTGATGTGGGTCAGTACGTGAATGAGTTCATGTTCGTGGGGTTTTCTGGGTCAACACAGGGAAGCACAGAGGTTCACAATGTGGAGTGGTGGAGTTTCACCTCCACCTTTGATTCTACGGCGGCGCCGTCGTTGCCTCCGTCTGCTCCACAAAAGGAGAGGAAATCCTCTTCTTGCCACAGTGGGTTGTGTAAGCAGGGAATGGGAGCGGTTGCTGGTGTTGTCACTGCTAGTGCTTTTGCTCTTGCTCTGTTTGCAGGTGCATTGATTTGGGTGTATTCCAAGAAGGTGAAGAGGCGTGAGTCACTTGAGTCAGAAATCATCAAAACCCCTAAAGAGTTTGCTTATAAGGATCTCAAATTGGCCACTAGGGGCTTCAGTGCTAATAGGATTATTGGTCATGGTGCCTTTGGGACTGTGTATAAAGGAGTATTGCCAGAGAGTGGTGACATTGTTGCTGTGAAGCGGTGTAACCATGGTGGTCAGGGGAAGAATGAGTTTTTGTCTGAATTGTCCATAATTGGAAGTCTCCGGCATCGGAATCTTGTTCGGCTTCAAGGTTGGTGCCATGAAAGAGGTGAAATTTTGTTAGTCTATGACTTGATGCCAAATGGGAGTCTAGATAAGGCTTTGTATGAGGCCAGAACACCTTTACCATGGCCTCACAGGCTCAAGATTCTGTTAGGTGTGTCAACTGTTTTGGCCTACTTGCATCATGAGTGTGAAAATCAGGTGATTCACAGGGACATTAAGACTAGCAATATAATGCTAGATGAAGGATTCAATGCTAGGTTAGGTGATTTCGGATTAGCGAGGCAAACGGAGCATGACAAGTCCCCTGATGCAACCGTGGCTGCTGGCACAATGGGGTACCTGGCTCCTGAGTATGTCCTCACAGGTAGAGCCACTGAGAAAACTGATGTGTTCAGTTTTGGTGCTGTGGTTCTTGAAGTGGCCAGTGGGAGAAGACCTATAGAGAAAAACGCCACTGAGAAAACCAATTTAGTTGAATGGGTTAGGAGTTTGCACCAGGAAGGGAAGTTACTAATGGCTTCTGATCCAAGGCTTCAGTGTAATTTTGATGAAGGGGGGATGAGGAGGGTGCTCTTGGTTGGGTTAGCTTGCTCACACCCTGATTCAATTGTAAGACCATCTATGAGGAGTGTGGTTCAGATGCTGCTTGGTGAGGCTGAAGTTACTATTGTCCCTAGAACAAAGCCATCTACTAGTTATAGTACTTCTGAGCTCTTGATGAACTTGCAAGATAGTGAATCTGACAGCAATGCCATAATCACCATCTCTACCTCCCCATCAGAGGACAGCTTCAATCATAGAGATATATAG
- the LOC130724855 gene encoding LOW QUALITY PROTEIN: SNF2 domain-containing protein CLASSY 1-like (The sequence of the model RefSeq protein was modified relative to this genomic sequence to represent the inferred CDS: deleted 1 base in 1 codon): MAPRKIHLHQGKNPLDAYPFEAFSFGSWKPAKFIKIESGNVTLHFMDDDEMAIKNGYSDMRIKSRKASLSDCTSFLRQGIDVCVLSTFQSDNSDQLKSNPVWADAKITSVDRKPHKPDCSCDYYVNFYDNQGSIGSEKKTLCKEVKVIGLDQISILQKLGRKGHDNQPYQWDSSEDCIARSLTKLFLRNFACDISWLVVASLKKNVSFCVRSVDNKILYQILETDSCSSNDYNIRAVNFRLEDEHDSQKVPPSVEGLRRSTRRIKAPERYLGYDLCSGSFRTQKCKIHSGKDDAKWCSSGRYYNPTSRKKHQRKDSSDLDDMMDLQPGWKGQSSRRGTERKRYRSDYSRNMNDEDEEQPRRGRALDATASKKMIDSYMKSMNKIPTKEEAINEQWKEAINLGKTRIQKKTQTEEEEVKISEMEMLWREMDEAMTEIYLEKSNQGSNVAASTQTKEESTVTCKHNYIVDEQIGERCTRCGFVKTEIKYIFPPFMERRSWRHEERQCIGEEPELMADDGDVDLHLFPTPAACDEPISNETNNVWALIPELREKMHLHQKKAFEFLWQNIGGSMDQGLMEAQSESRGGCVISHSPGAGKTLLMIAFLVSYLKLFPQKRPLILAPKTTLYTWNKEFIKWQIHVPAYLINSRKDQRNFSEKALALPGLPNPNEDVKHTLDCLDKIQKWQAHPCVLVMGYTSFLSLMNEDSKFEHKSYMAKALRESPGILILDEGHNPRSTKSRLREALMKVETELRILLSGTLFQNNICEYFNTLCLARPRFIHEVLNVLDPTYVRSEAENKAPHIVESRARKFFLDIIGAKIDSGNAHEKMEGINMLKSFTSGFIDVYDSEIADSLLPGLQIYTLLMNNIEKESEILQKLQKKMNQSSGYPLEVEFLITLASIHPWLITTTECAKKFFSLDQLKQLDKCKDDMKIWSKVKFVLSLVLRVTKKEKVLIFCRNLAPMWLLLELFEKFFIWKEGKEVLTLHGDQELFERGKVIDKFENRGGASKVLLASITTCAEGIISLTAASRVIFLDPEWNPSKTKQAIARAFRSGQENAVYVYQLLAAGSFEEDKYTKTSWKDWVSRMIFTEDFVEDPSKWQAEKIEDDMLREMAEVDKSKSVHKILKNEMASTN; this comes from the exons ATGGCGCCAAGAAAAATTCACTTGCATCAAGGGAAGAATCCACTCGATGCTTATc CATTTGAAGCTTTTTCATTCGGCTCATGGAAACCCGCAAAGTTCATAAAAATTGAATCAGGAAATGTGACCTTACATTTTATGGATGATGATGAGATGGCTATAAAGAATGGCTACTCAGACATGCGAATAAAGTCAAGGAAGGCTTCTTTGTCTGATTGCACCTCTTTCTTACGGCAAGGGATTGATGTATGTGTGCTATCAACCTTTCAAAGTGATAATTCAGATCAATTGAAATCCAATCCT GTCTGGGCTGATGCTAAGATAACTTCCGTAGACCGAAAGCCCCACAAGCCTGACTGCTCGTGTGACTATTATGTGAATTTTTATG ACAATCAAGGTTCCATTGGTTCAGAGAAGAAGACTCTATGCAAGGAGGTCAAAGTAATTGGGTTGGATCAAATTTCCATCTTACAAAAGCTTGGACGCAAAGGCCATGATAATCAGCCATACCAGTGGGATTCATCAGAAGACTGCATTGCCAGATCACTAACGAAGTTGTTCTTAAGAAACTTCGCATGCGACATTTCATGGCTAGTTGTCGCATCTCTCAAGAAGAATGTCTCCTTCTGCGTGAGATCTGTGGACAACAAGATTCTCTACCAAATCTTGGAAACTGATAGTTGCAGCTCTAATGATTATAACATAAGAGCTGTGAACTTCAGACTCGAAGATG AACATGATTCCCAAAAAGTGCCACCATCTGTTGAGGGGTTACGGCGTTCCACACGCCGAATTAAGGCACCTGAACGCTACTTGGGTTATGATCTTTGTTCAGGTTCTTTTCGAACTCAGAAATGCAAGATACACAGTGGGAAAGATGATGCAAAGTGGTGCTCTTCAGGACGTTATTATAATCCTACAAGTCGTAAGAAGCATCAGAGGAAGGATTCATCTGATTTGGatgatatgatggatcttcaaCCTGGATGGAAGGGGCAGAGTTCCAGAAGGGGAACTGAGCGGAAGAGATATCGTTCAGATTATTCAAGAAACATGAATGATGAGGATGAAGAACAACCACGAAGAGGTAGGGCCTTAGATGCAACTGCCTCCAAGAAAATGATAGATTCTTACATGAAGAGCATGAACAAAATACCAACAAAAGAAGAGGCTATTAATGAACAATGGAAGGAAGCAATAAAC TTAGGAAAGACAAGgatacaaaaaaaaactcaaacagaggaggaggaggtaaAAATATCTGAAATGGAAATGTTATGGAGAGAAATGGATGAGGCAATGACAGAGATTTATCTTGAAAA ATCAAACCAGGGTTCAAATGTTGCTGCTTCAACTCAGACTAAGGAAGAGTCTACCGTAACATGTAAACACAATTATATAGTGGATGAACAAATTGGAGAACGTTGCACGAGATGCGGCTTTGTGAAGACggagataaaatacatttttcCACCTTTT ATGGAACGCCGGTCATGGAGACACGAGGAGAGGCAATGCATTGGTGAAGAACCAGAGCTGATGGctgatgatggtgatgttgATCTCCATTTGTTCCCTACTCCTGCTGCTTGTGATGAGCCTATATCTAATGAAACTAACAACGTTTGGGCATTGATTCCTGAACTTAGAGAAAAGATGCACCTCCACCAAAAGAAAGCTTTTGAGTTTCTTTGGCAAAACATTGGAGGGTCCATGGACCAAGGACTTATGGAAGCACAATCTGAAAGCAGAGGCGGTTGTGTGATATCTCATTCTCCTGGAGCTGGAAAAACTCTTCTCATGATTGCGTTTCTTGTTAGCTATTTGAAGTTATTCCCACAGAAGAGACCCTTGATCCTTGCTCCAAAAACTACACTTTATACTTGGAACAAAGAATTTATCAAGTGGCAGATTCATGTGCCAGCGTATCTAATTAATAGTCGTAAAGACCAGAGAAATTTCAGTGAAAAAGCATTGGCTCTTCCTGGACTTCCAAATCCCAATGAGGATGTCAAGCATACTTTGGATTGCCTTGACAAGATACAAAAGTGGCAAGCACACCCCTGTGTTCTGGTCATGGGGTACACATCATTCTTATCATTGATGAATGAGGATTCAAAGTTTGAACACAAGAGTTACATGGCTAAAGCATTGAGGGAAAGCCCTGGGATTCTTatcctggatgaaggacacaaccCTAGAAGTACAAAATCAAGGTTGAGGGAAGCGTTGATGAAAGTGGAGACAGAACTGAGAATACTACTCTCTGGCACATTATTTCAGAACAATATCTGTGAGTACTTTAACACACTCTGCTTGGCAAGGCCAAGGTTTATCCACGAAGTGCTGAATGTGTTAGATCCAACATATGTAAGGAGTGAAGCAGAAAACAAAGCTCCCCATATAGTTGAGTCACGGGCTAGGAAATTCTTCCTAGATATCATTGGGGCAAAAATTGACTCGGGTAATGCTCATGAGAAGATGGAGGGCATAAACATGTTGAAGAGCTTCACTAGTGGTTTCATAGATGTTTATGATAGTGAGATTGCAGATAGTCTTCTACCTGGTTTACAAATTTATACGTTGCTGATGAATAATATTGAGAAGGAGAGTGAGATCTTGCAGAAACTGCAGAAGAAAATGAATCAGAGTAGTGGGTACCCTCTAGAGGTAGAGTTTTTGATAACCCTTGCATCAATACATCCATGGTTGATCACAACAACAGAATGTGCCAAAAAGTTTTTCAGTTTGGACCAATTGAAGCAGCTAGACAAATGCAAGGATGATATGAAAATATGGTCAAAGGTGAAATTTGTTCTGAGCCTTGTTTTACGTGTTAcgaagaaggagaaggttctTATATTTTGCCGCAACCTCGCACCAATGTGGCTTCTTTTGGAGTTATTTGAGAAGTTCTTCATATGGAAAGAAGGTAAAGAAGTTTTAACACTTCATGGGGATCAAGAGCTGTTTGAACGTGGGAAAGTTATAGACAAGTTTGAGAACCGTGGTGGAGCCTCAAAGGTACTCCTTGCTTCGATCACTACTTGTGCTGAAGGTATTATTAGTTTGACAGCAGCATCTCGGGTGATTTTCTTGGACCCAGAGTGGAATCCGTCAAAAACAAAGCAGGCTATTGCACGGGCTTTTCGCTCTGGTCAGGAGAATGCCGTTTATGTGTATCAGCTCTTGGCAGCAGGGTCATTTGAGGAAGATAAGTACACGAAAACTAGTTGGAAAGATTGGGTTTCGAGGATGATTTTCACCGAGGATTTTGTGGAGGACCCTTCCAAGTGGCAAGCAGAGAAGATTGAAGATGATATGCTGAGGGAAATGGCTGAGGTGGACAAGTCTAAATCAGTCCACAAGATACTGAAGAATGAAATGGCATCAACAAATTGA